The proteins below come from a single Miscanthus floridulus cultivar M001 chromosome 1, ASM1932011v1, whole genome shotgun sequence genomic window:
- the LOC136489517 gene encoding protein TIFY 11d-like — MAATGSNSRFTVTCGLLRQYMLREHRRHQLVEAEETDSRTMQLFPIPTRAGTSSQPSHDDQAKAQANCKAPLTIFYEGRMLVFEDFPADKAKELMQLAGSGSEKTAATEPSAAVPSDLPIARKASLQRFLQKRKERIGAAMEPYPKPKVAASPAPEKDVPATANSKQVMTALKDGPAASWLRL; from the exons ATGGCGGCCACTGGCAGTAACAGCAGGTTCACCGTCACATGCGGACTCCTGCGGCAGTACATGCTGAGAGAGCACCGGCGGCATCAGCTGGTGGAGGCGGAGGAGACGGACTCCCGGACCATGCAGCTGTTCCCCATCCCCACGCGCGCCGGCACGTCGTCGCAGCCGTCCCATGACGACCA GGCGAAGGCGCAGGCcaattgcaaggcaccactgaCGATCTTCTACGAGGGCCGGATGCTCGTGTTCGAGGACTTCCCGGCCGACAAGGCCAAGGAGCTGATGCAGCTGGCCGGGTCGGGGTCAGAGAAGACGGCAGCCACCGAGCCATCGGCGGCAGTGCCCTCCGACCTGCCCATCGCGAGGAAGGCGTCACTGCAGAGGTTCCTCCAGAAGAGGAAGGAGAG GATCGGCGCTGCCATGGAGCCTTACCCGAAGCCGAAGGTGGCGGCCTCCCCGGCACCGGAGAAAGATGTTCCGGCCACCGCCAACAGCAAGCAAGTGATGACTGCTTTGAAAGATGGGCCTGCTGCCTCATGGCTCCGGCTTTGA